The stretch of DNA atttttgttaatattatttactcatttataaataattctgtaaaataatatttatatgatattttttagtataaTTTGGGtaataatatagaaaatCTATATAATATTGAAATAAGGTCTGAAATAAGATTTCAGAGATCACTGGCAAATCAAGTAATTAAAAGGAATTGGATCGGTCAAAAATAAGAGATGTAATatcagaaaataatttatataacaaTGTGAAATGTACTTCAGGTGATTTATCAAAGTATGCacagttaaagaaaaaggcattaAATGATTTGAATTTATATAAGAAACTTTATGAACACATATATTctaaaaagaatattttagGAAAATTTGATTGTTATTGTGAAAAAAGTATATTTGATATGATTGATAGAATAGGTAAAGAGGAAGTAGAGACTAGTAGTTATGATATAAAATTAGAAGAAAGTATAGATAGAAAATGGGGTATAGGAACTATTGTAATGTGCttatttccatttattgGAATAATATTAGCAACTTTTGATAAAATCATGGGCGGTTCTTTCATACCTGGACCATTGTATACCGCATGTGATATTTGTTTTACAATATTAACACTtatagttttatttttcttcatttacaCCATGACAAAGGTTGTAAAATATCGCAGATTAAAAGCTGGAAAGGGTAAATTGAATTTTAGGAAATATTGTCTTTctggtaaaaatatttttttgcctgaagggtatttgtattatatggaaaaatgcattaataagGAATAAACGCAATAATCatatagtatatataattctgtttatattttagaTA from Plasmodium cynomolgi strain B DNA, scaffold: 1280, whole genome shotgun sequence encodes:
- a CDS encoding CYIR protein (putative;~vir-type antigen); the encoded protein is ELDRSKIRDVISENNLYNNVKCTSGDLSKYAQLKKKALNDLNLYKKLYEHIYSKKNILGKFDCYCEKSIFDMIDRIGKEEVETSSYDIKLEESIDRKWGIGTIVMCLFPFIGIILATFDKIMGGSFIPGPLYTACDICFTILTLIVLFFFIYTMTKVVKYRRLKAGKGKLNFRKYCLSGKNIFLPEGYLYYMEKCINKE